From Micromonospora auratinigra:
GCCACGGTCGCCGGGCACGACACCGTCGTGCACTTCGCCGCCGAATCCCACGTGGACCGCTCCATCACCGGCGCCGCCGACTTCGTCACCACCAACGTCGTCGGCACCCAGACCCTGCTCGACGCCGCCCTGCGCCACGGCGTCCGCCGCTACCTGCAGGTCTCCACCGACGAGGTGTACGGCTCCATCGCCACCGGCGCGTGGACCGAACGGGCACCGCTGGCTCCCAGCAGCCCGTACTCGGCCAGCAAGGCCGCCGGTGACCTGCTCGCGCTCGCCCAGCACCGCACCCACGGCCTCGACGTCGTGGTCACCCGGGGGGCCAACACCTACGGCCCGTACCAGTACCCCGAGAAGATCGTGCCGCGCTTCGTCACCAACCTGCTCGACGGGCACGACGTGCCGCTCTACGGCGACGGCGGCAACGTCCGCGACTGGCTGCACGTCGACGACCACTGCCACGGCATCGCCCTCGCCCAGGCCCACGGCCGGCCCGGCCGCGTCTACCACCTCGGCGGCGGCGCCGAACTGACCAACCGGGAACTCACCGCCCGGCTCCTCGACGCCTGCGACGCCAGCTGGGACCGGGTCCGCCCGGTCGCCGACCGCAAGGGCCACGACCGCCGGTACGCCCTCGACTGCGCCACCACCCACCGGGAGCTGGGTTGGACCCCCACCGTCGACCTCGACCACGGCCTCGCCGCCACCGTCGACTGGTACCGCGCCCACCGGGCCTGGTGGGAGCCGCTCACCCCGCCCCGCTGACACCGGGCCGTCGTCGCCACCGGACGGGCCCGGCGCCGGGTCG
This genomic window contains:
- the rfbB gene encoding dTDP-glucose 4,6-dehydratase, whose product is MRILVTGGAGFIGSAYVRRLLTGAEPELAVDTVTVLDAYTYAGTEGALDPVRADPRLRIVRGDVRDAALVDATVAGHDTVVHFAAESHVDRSITGAADFVTTNVVGTQTLLDAALRHGVRRYLQVSTDEVYGSIATGAWTERAPLAPSSPYSASKAAGDLLALAQHRTHGLDVVVTRGANTYGPYQYPEKIVPRFVTNLLDGHDVPLYGDGGNVRDWLHVDDHCHGIALAQAHGRPGRVYHLGGGAELTNRELTARLLDACDASWDRVRPVADRKGHDRRYALDCATTHRELGWTPTVDLDHGLAATVDWYRAHRAWWEPLTPPR